The Oxobacter pfennigii genome has a segment encoding these proteins:
- the era gene encoding GTPase Era — translation MGNTFKSGFVTIIGRPNVGKSTIMNNIIGEKLSIISNKPQTTRNTIQSVLTRDDCQMVFIDTPGIHKPKHKLGEYMVKIAEDTLNEVDTILFMTTPDKEVGPGDKFIMEQFKKTKTPVLLVINKIDQADKDKLIMTIDNYSREFKFHEIIPVSALTGENIATLIDVIKKILPEGPKYFPDDTVTDQAERFIVAEIIREKALNNLEQEVPHGIATEIIGMKEQENNIMNINAVIYCEKDSHKGIIIGKNGQMLKKIGAEARLDIERLLGIKVFLEIWVKVKKDWRNDSFTLKGFGYK, via the coding sequence ATGGGAAATACATTTAAATCAGGATTTGTAACAATAATCGGAAGGCCTAATGTAGGAAAATCCACAATAATGAACAACATAATAGGGGAGAAGCTTTCAATCATATCAAACAAACCCCAGACTACGAGAAATACCATTCAATCGGTTCTGACGAGGGATGATTGTCAGATGGTTTTTATAGATACCCCAGGTATTCATAAACCCAAACATAAATTAGGCGAATATATGGTAAAGATCGCTGAAGATACGTTAAATGAAGTAGATACCATACTATTTATGACTACGCCCGATAAGGAAGTGGGTCCGGGGGATAAATTCATAATGGAACAATTTAAAAAAACAAAAACACCGGTGCTGCTGGTTATAAATAAAATAGATCAGGCGGACAAGGATAAGCTTATCATGACTATTGATAATTACAGCAGGGAATTCAAGTTTCATGAGATCATCCCTGTGTCTGCACTGACAGGAGAAAATATCGCCACATTGATTGATGTAATAAAGAAAATCCTACCTGAAGGACCTAAATATTTCCCGGATGACACAGTTACCGATCAGGCCGAAAGGTTTATAGTTGCAGAGATAATAAGGGAGAAGGCATTGAATAATCTTGAACAGGAAGTACCTCACGGTATCGCAACAGAGATAATAGGCATGAAGGAGCAGGAAAATAACATAATGAACATAAATGCCGTAATATATTGCGAAAAGGATTCCCACAAAGGGATTATAATAGGCAAGAACGGTCAGATGCTAAAGAAGATCGGAGCCGAAGCCAGGCTGGATATCGAAAGACTTCTTGGAATTAAAGTCTTCCTTGAAATCTGGGTAAAGGTTAAAAAGGATTGGAGAAATGATTCTTTTACACTCAAAGGTTTTGGCTATAAATAA
- the ybeY gene encoding rRNA maturation RNase YbeY yields the protein MADNRQSQFEAEPIEKLIKKVAKKAIEYEGVNSNPQISVILVDNKEIKEINRVYRKIDSATDVLSFPQIDYPADLENKENIDPDTGELVLGDIAISLERAYEQSKEYNHTFEREVAFLTVHGVLHLLGYDHETEEERNIMRVKEEEILGMLGITR from the coding sequence ATGGCAGATAACCGTCAGAGCCAATTTGAAGCTGAGCCAATCGAAAAACTTATAAAAAAGGTGGCGAAAAAGGCAATAGAGTATGAAGGAGTAAATTCAAACCCCCAGATAAGCGTCATACTTGTAGATAATAAAGAGATAAAGGAAATAAACAGAGTATACAGAAAAATAGACAGTGCTACAGATGTGCTGTCTTTTCCACAGATTGATTACCCTGCTGATTTAGAGAATAAAGAAAATATCGACCCGGATACAGGGGAACTTGTATTGGGGGATATTGCAATATCCCTTGAGAGGGCATATGAGCAATCGAAAGAATACAACCATACCTTTGAAAGGGAGGTAGCTTTTTTAACAGTTCATGGGGTGCTGCATTTGTTGGGTTATGACCATGAGACTGAAGAAGAGAGAAATATAATGAGGGTAAAGGAAGAAGAAATACTGGGTATGCTTGGAATAACAAGATAG
- a CDS encoding diacylglycerol kinase, producing the protein MKLRRLIDSFNYAVQGIIHTLSTQKNMRIHFFIAIFILVLSLFFDLSRIELLILFLSITFVFVLEMINTAIETAIDLYANYYHPLAKIAKNVAAGAVLIAALNAVLVGYLLFFDKLKPITDVVVIRVIKSPPHITFIILMLTVLGVIGLKALKREGTPFKGGMPSGHSAIAFSAATIISLITKDTLVITLSFFMALLVAQTRIEAKIHSGAETFMGGLLGTLITLLFFQLF; encoded by the coding sequence ATGAAGTTAAGAAGACTTATCGACAGCTTTAATTATGCTGTTCAAGGCATAATTCATACACTTTCTACCCAGAAAAATATGAGGATTCACTTTTTCATAGCCATATTCATACTGGTTTTAAGCCTGTTCTTCGACTTATCAAGGATTGAACTTCTCATATTATTTTTATCCATAACCTTTGTATTTGTGCTAGAAATGATAAATACTGCCATAGAAACGGCTATTGACCTCTATGCAAATTATTATCATCCTTTGGCTAAAATAGCAAAGAATGTTGCCGCAGGCGCTGTATTAATTGCAGCATTGAATGCGGTTTTAGTAGGCTATCTTTTATTCTTTGATAAATTAAAACCAATAACTGATGTAGTAGTAATAAGGGTTATCAAGTCTCCTCCTCATATAACATTTATAATTTTAATGCTGACCGTCTTAGGCGTTATCGGTTTAAAGGCATTAAAAAGAGAAGGCACGCCATTTAAAGGCGGCATGCCAAGCGGCCATAGCGCTATTGCATTCTCGGCTGCTACAATAATATCCCTTATAACAAAAGATACTTTAGTGATAACATTAAGCTTTTTTATGGCTTTGTTGGTTGCTCAAACAAGGATAGAGGCAAAAATTCATTCCGGTGCTGAGACATTCATGGGAGGGTTATTGGGTACATTAATCACCCTGTTGTTCTTTCAGCTTTTTTAA
- a CDS encoding YqzL family protein, translating to MLDIISWKLFEKTGCIDAYLLYIDMKKINDIKGYDEDKDSLLDIISAN from the coding sequence ATGCTGGATATAATATCGTGGAAATTGTTTGAGAAGACAGGTTGTATAGATGCCTATCTTTTATATATCGATATGAAAAAAATCAATGATATAAAGGGTTATGACGAGGACAAGGATTCCCTTTTAGATATAATAAGCGCAAATTAG
- the recO gene encoding DNA repair protein RecO, with protein MPNLIKTRGIVLKHTYLGEADKIITLFTDSLGKVQAVAHGARKAKSKLMSSTQAFAYCEFVLYKGKSLYTVSQTEIKASFQVLLNDLHTLTYSSYLMELVDVLILEGEENIELFSLLLKTLYLMTEGNLDKELIVRAFELKAISQSGYMPQFDNCILCGSSLNLIKFSSRLGGVLCSKCSENDRFAVKIDLPSVNTMKFFIKNHIEKVRVLKINLSIKNYMKKIMKNYIKYHLDKDFKSLDFLDEITNMDELEGVE; from the coding sequence ATGCCGAATTTAATCAAAACCCGGGGAATAGTTTTAAAGCACACTTATTTAGGAGAAGCAGATAAAATTATCACCCTGTTTACAGATTCCCTAGGAAAGGTGCAGGCAGTGGCTCATGGTGCCAGAAAGGCAAAATCCAAGCTCATGTCATCTACCCAGGCTTTTGCATATTGTGAATTTGTATTATACAAGGGTAAGAGTTTATATACCGTCAGTCAGACGGAAATTAAAGCGTCTTTCCAGGTGCTCTTAAATGATCTGCATACCCTGACATACAGTTCATACCTGATGGAATTGGTTGATGTACTCATTTTAGAGGGTGAAGAGAATATTGAATTATTTTCTTTACTCTTAAAGACACTTTACCTGATGACAGAAGGGAATTTAGATAAGGAGCTTATAGTGCGTGCTTTTGAATTGAAAGCCATTTCCCAATCAGGGTACATGCCTCAGTTTGACAACTGTATCCTATGTGGAAGTTCTTTGAACCTTATAAAATTCAGCAGCAGATTAGGAGGGGTTTTGTGCAGCAAGTGTTCCGAAAATGACAGGTTTGCTGTAAAAATAGATTTGCCTTCTGTAAACACAATGAAGTTTTTCATAAAAAATCATATAGAAAAAGTCAGGGTATTAAAGATTAATCTTTCTATCAAAAATTATATGAAAAAAATAATGAAAAACTACATAAAATATCATCTGGATAAAGATTTTAAGAGTTTGGATTTTCTGGATGAAATAACAAATATGGATGAATTGGAAGGAGTTGAATAA
- a CDS encoding cytidine deaminase → MMIDARELINYAIIAKGKAYAPYSKFRVGAAVLAKGGTIYSGCNVENASFGATNCAERTAIFKAVSEGAKDFIAIAVNSDSENFTYPCGICRQVIAEFSAGMKVYVSNRKGEYKEYTINELLPGAFTGEDMK, encoded by the coding sequence ATGATGATTGATGCAAGAGAACTTATTAATTATGCAATTATTGCAAAAGGGAAAGCATATGCGCCTTATTCTAAGTTCAGGGTGGGTGCCGCAGTCCTTGCAAAAGGCGGAACAATATATTCCGGATGCAATGTTGAGAATGCATCGTTTGGTGCTACCAATTGTGCGGAGCGTACAGCCATTTTCAAAGCGGTATCCGAGGGAGCCAAAGATTTCATAGCAATCGCAGTAAACAGCGATTCGGAAAATTTCACTTATCCCTGCGGTATATGCAGGCAGGTCATTGCTGAATTTTCCGCTGGTATGAAAGTGTATGTATCAAACAGAAAAGGAGAATATAAAGAATATACAATAAATGAATTGCTCCCCGGAGCATTTACCGGTGAGGATATGAAATAA